One window of candidate division KSB1 bacterium genomic DNA carries:
- a CDS encoding TonB family protein yields the protein MLIRKNPEANLKLKYVKYNEIGLVIALAFLITIFQASKRTEKKVVEQGRVDLKIQVEEIPQTEQEKRPPAPSRPTIPVESEDEDVPEDATIEYTEINLDELPPPPPPPEQDAGETPIFVAYDEPPEPIGGFAAIQANLVYPEIARKAGVEGRVYINVLIDEKGNVIDTKVLKSLGNNGCDEAAIAAIKSVKWKPAKQRDKPVKVWVGIPVVFKLK from the coding sequence ATGTTAATCCGCAAGAATCCCGAGGCTAATCTCAAACTCAAATACGTCAAGTACAATGAGATCGGCCTGGTTATCGCTCTTGCGTTTCTCATCACGATTTTTCAAGCCTCCAAGCGGACCGAAAAAAAAGTCGTTGAGCAAGGTAGAGTCGATTTAAAAATCCAGGTCGAAGAAATTCCGCAGACGGAACAGGAAAAGCGGCCGCCCGCCCCGTCTCGCCCGACGATTCCGGTCGAAAGCGAAGATGAGGACGTGCCTGAAGACGCCACGATCGAATACACCGAGATCAATCTGGACGAGCTGCCGCCGCCTCCTCCGCCTCCGGAACAAGACGCAGGGGAAACACCGATTTTCGTTGCTTACGATGAACCGCCCGAACCGATCGGCGGATTTGCCGCCATCCAGGCCAATCTGGTCTATCCGGAAATCGCCCGCAAAGCCGGTGTGGAAGGGCGAGTTTACATCAACGTGTTGATCGATGAAAAAGGCAACGTCATCGACACCAAAGTTCTGAAATCGCTGGGCAACAACGGATGCGACGAGGCTGCCATTGCCGCCATCAAGTCCGTTAAATGGAAACCCGCCAAACAGCGCGACAAACCTGTAAAAGTTTGGGTCGGCATTCCGGTTGTCTTTAAGCTCAAATAA
- a CDS encoding biopolymer transporter ExbD: MKRFQKKVKVGTEIPQASLPDIIFMLLMFFMVSTTFKQSQGLKLVLPDAKKIEKLKAVRDVATIWVDRTGRISIDDRLVEVKAIRNIIYNKAIDPLHPMKLVALRVDKDCKMGIVSDIHEELRAVGGAALQVNYSTRTATD; this comes from the coding sequence TTGAAGAGATTCCAGAAAAAAGTCAAAGTCGGCACAGAAATACCGCAGGCGTCTTTGCCCGACATTATCTTTATGCTTTTGATGTTTTTCATGGTTTCGACCACATTCAAGCAGTCCCAAGGATTAAAACTCGTCCTGCCGGATGCAAAAAAGATCGAAAAATTAAAAGCAGTGCGCGACGTCGCCACCATTTGGGTCGACCGCACCGGCAGAATCTCCATCGATGATCGGCTTGTCGAGGTAAAAGCAATTCGCAATATTATCTATAATAAAGCGATTGATCCTCTTCATCCCATGAAGTTGGTGGCGTTGCGGGTTGATAAAGACTGCAAAATGGGAATTGTGTCGGATATTCATGAAGAGCTCAGAGCCGTCGGCGGAGCCGCCTTGCAGGTAAACTATTCGACACGAACCGCAACTGATTGA
- a CDS encoding biopolymer transporter ExbD gives MLVNKRKKRKAEIPTASQADLAFLLLIFFLVTTNIDTDKGIQMVLPEKGQETKVHKQNIANILINANGQVMMDEQPIEVKLIAEKARQMIRDNENIIFSVKTVRDTRYDVYIDVLDQLKMANAKRISIAEPEQ, from the coding sequence ATGCTTGTAAACAAAAGAAAAAAACGAAAGGCTGAAATCCCGACCGCCTCGCAGGCGGATTTGGCCTTTTTGCTCTTGATCTTTTTCCTGGTCACCACCAATATTGATACCGACAAAGGTATTCAAATGGTTCTGCCTGAAAAAGGTCAGGAGACCAAGGTGCATAAGCAGAACATCGCCAACATCCTCATCAACGCCAACGGCCAGGTCATGATGGATGAGCAGCCGATCGAGGTCAAGCTGATTGCTGAAAAAGCGCGGCAAATGATTCGAGATAACGAGAACATTATTTTTTCGGTTAAAACCGTACGCGATACGCGTTATGATGTTTATATCGACGTTCTCGATCAATTGAAAATGGCCAATGCCAAGCGTATTTCCATTGCCGAACCTGAACAATAA
- a CDS encoding MotA/TolQ/ExbB proton channel family protein: MVKMFLDGGAFMWPILFLLIIGLMISIERFITLFRASINTKKFITQVKQALTEGGVDKAIEVCANTRGPIASIFHAGLLRSNEGIENVEKAIANAGTIEMAFLERGLIWLATVIALAPMLGFTGTVQGMINAFDAIKAANDISPAIVAGGISIALLTTLFGLVVAMIIQFFHNLFVAKIDSMIIEMEESSNELIDALVEFKRK, encoded by the coding sequence ATGGTAAAGATGTTCTTGGACGGCGGTGCTTTCATGTGGCCGATTCTGTTTCTGCTTATTATTGGTCTGATGATTTCGATCGAGCGTTTCATTACGTTGTTCCGCGCTTCGATTAACACCAAGAAATTCATCACTCAGGTAAAGCAGGCTCTGACCGAAGGCGGCGTAGATAAAGCCATTGAAGTCTGCGCCAATACCCGCGGCCCCATTGCTTCGATTTTTCATGCCGGTCTGCTTCGCTCGAATGAGGGAATTGAGAATGTCGAAAAAGCCATTGCCAACGCCGGAACCATCGAGATGGCCTTTCTGGAGCGCGGACTGATTTGGCTGGCCACCGTGATTGCTCTCGCTCCGATGCTCGGCTTTACCGGAACGGTTCAAGGTATGATCAACGCTTTCGACGCCATTAAAGCGGCGAACGATATCTCTCCGGCCATCGTCGCGGGCGGTATTTCCATCGCTCTGTTGACCACCCTGTTCGGCCTGGTTGTCGCCATGATCATTCAGTTTTTCCACAATCTGTTCGTCGCTAAAATCGACAGCATGATCATTGAAATGGAAGAAAGCTCGAATGAACTGATCGACGCTTTGGTTGAATTCAAGCGCAAATAA